Below is a genomic region from Candidatus Binatia bacterium.
CACTCCCGGGAAGACGTACGGCGAAGGGTCGATTTCACTGTCGCTCGGCACCGGCGACGTGGCCGAAGCCGAACGCGTGTTCAAGAGTCTCGCAGAAGGCGGAAGCGTCGAGATGCCGCTCACGGATATGTTTTGGGGCGCGAAGTTCGGCATGCTGACCGACAAGTATGGAATCGATTGGATGATCAACTGCCAGACCGGGTAGTGACCTTGCGGGGGAGCGCACTCATACTTTTCTCATATCTCCCATCGAGCATGAGAAAATGGAGCGCTCCCTCGGCACAATTGCATTAGCCGCGTTTTTATCAGGCTGCGGCGCCGGCGCATCGCTCGCGCCGGCAGTACCTAACCGGCAACTTGTATGTAGACGGGCTCAACAACGGCGGGTTCAACTTCGCCTTTGCTCGCCTGCCGAAGAACGGTCACACGCTGCAACCCGTCCTGCTGCCCCAAACCATCGCGTTCCCGGGCGGCGTGCAATGGGACGGCAAGTATGTCGCCGTGGGCGATCAAGGCGGTGCGGCGATTTATCAGTTCAGCTTCACGAAGGGGCAGCCGAAGCTTCAGGGCCGCACGCCGCTGGGCGGCGCGGGCCTCGTCGGACAGTTCGGCATCGACGGGGCGACCGCCGCTGCGCCAAATCAGGCGAACAGTACGTCGAACGTCTTGCTGTACGACTATCCGGCGGGCGGTAATCCGACGCAGACGATAACCGACGGCGTGTCGTTTCCGTTCTCGGCAGTGGTTAGCCCGGCCGGCGCCCTTAAACATTCGTAAGAGGCGCTTGATCCGTACTTAATCGGAGACGCCTACGCTTTTATGCGGTGGCACGTGCGGCTCCGATCGCGCCGGCAGCGCTCATCCTCGCGGCCCTCTGCTCCTTGACGAGCGTCGCCGCGCCACTTTACGTCATCGAAGGGAAAGTCGTCGACGTCCGCAACGGGCTGCCGATTTTGGGCGCATCGGTCACGGTCGAATCGAAGGGAACGGCGATCGAGCGAACGGCGACCGCCGCCGATGGGACGTTCAAGCTGACGGTCGCCAAGCCGGGCACATACTCGGTCGTCATCGCGGCGCAGAACTACGAGCCAACGGAGGTTACCGGCGTGGTCGTCTCGCCTGCCGCCGATGACGTGCGCTTCCGAACGGCGCTCGCTCCCGGTAGTCAGCTGCAGACGATCGCCCGCGTCGCCGCGGATACGAGCGCAACGGCGCGGACGAGCACCGTCACCGAAGCCGTCAATCCCGCGCTGATGCAGCAGCAAGACATTCTGCGCATCGGGGACCTGCTCGGCACGCTTCCGGGCGTGACCGCCAACGCCAGCTCGTCGTCAGTGGGCGACGACGAATCGATCAGCATTCGAGGATTCGATCCGACCGAGACCGCCACGCTGCTCGACGGGCATCCGATCGGTCCGATCGGCGCGCAAGGGGCCGGCTTCAACTACGCCGATTCGCCGTTTTGGGGCCTGCGCGAAGCCGACGTCACGTTCGGATCGGGAGCGACCGGCATCTACGGCGTCTCGACGATAGCCGGCGCGGTCAACTTCATGACGATCGATCCGACGCAGACGCCGCAGTTTTCGGCGGCGCAAGGTGCGGGGAGCGACGGGCAGCTCTTTTCCGCGTTACTCGCGACTGGAACCCTCGGCAAGTTCGGCTACGCTTTGGCCGCCGGCGTCCAGGGAACCAACGGTCAGTTCGCTCCCCGGTTCGTCACCCAGCAAGGGCTGCTCGGAGCCGACAATAACGGCTATCCAAACATCACACGCGGCAACATCCAGGCGAACACGTACGCCGTGAACGGCGCCTACGACCAGCGTAACAACGTGGCTAAGCTCGTCTACAATCTGGACTCTAAGACCAAGATCGAAGCCACGGCTTACGTCGCGACCTCTTGGGTCGATCATACCGGCAACGGCGACAATGACTATAATCCGTACGCGTACAACCTGTACGAATACCAGCAGGGCCTGGCGTCGAATCCCGTCACGCGGGTACGGCTGCCCGGCGGCGGCGTCGGCAAGTGCCGCGACTCCATCGCGTTCCTGAACGACTCGCCGGCCGGATTCGGCTGTTACTCGGCGAGCGAGGCGGCGGCGCTCACCGCCGGGCCGGCCGGAGGCGGCCCGAACTCGTTCACGGCGCTGCGCAATCAGGATTATCACCTGCGTGTAACTCGCGCGATTGGAAACACGCAGCTCATCGTCGACGGGTTCGAGGACAACTACGCCGCGGACGACTTCTCGCCGCCGAGTGCGGCGATCGGCGGCTTCTCGAGCGACATCTTCAGAACGCACGGGTTCTTGGTCGCCGACGAAGTCCCGTTGTCGAAAAACGACCTCGCGTACGGCGTGTATTTCCAGCATCAGGCCCATACCGGCGACACGTTCAGTCAGGCCACCGACATCTTCGGGAATCCGCTCGTGGGGCTAGTCCCGAATCAAGAGTTCGATCTGACCAGCACGAGTTATTTCGTGTCGGACCAGTGGACGCCGAATGCGCGCTCGTCCGCTGTGGCGAATCTCTGGTTTCAGCACTCTTTCAACACCCGCGTAACCGAGTTCGACCCGCGGTTGGCCTATATCTACCGCCCGAGCGTGAACGAAACGCTGCGTCTGAGCGGAGGGCATTCGTATAGCGAGCCGGATCCCGCTCTTCTCTACGGGTTGCCGAGTCTCAACTCCGATGTGTCCGGGTTCAACCCGATTTGCGGTCGCGGCGACCTCAACTCGATCGGATCTGTCAGCGACCCGAGCCTGCTCCCGGAAACGGCCACCGACGTCGATCTGACCTACGCGCGCCGCCTGACGGCGGGCACCGATATCCAGGCGGATGCGTACGAGGCGACCGAGTGGAACGCGCTGCTCGGTGGGAAACTGCCGCTGAGTGCCACCGGCTTCACGCAGATTCCGACGCGAATCGTCGAAGGGTACCTGCGCAAGGTCAACGCGTTCTGCCACAGCAACGCTACGACCGCGGATCTGGCCGTCTCGACCACCTACAACGCCGGCCAGGAGAGGTATCGCGGCATCGTCATCTCGCTCGATTCGCACCTGACTCGGCACCTCGAGCTGACGGCCGATTACAACACGACCTCCGAAGCGTATTTCAACCTCGCGCCAAACATCATGATGAACAACGTCACGTTCATCGACGGCCAACAGGTAGGGCAGTCTCCGCTGCATACCGCGGACGCCGGTCTCGCCGCGAGCGGCGGAATCTTCCGCGGCAACTTCGACGCGCATTATATCGGACCGGGAAACTGGCTGAACCGTGGCGGATTCTGGTACGCGAACATGAGCCTGTCGGTCACCCATCGGCCGCTTACCCTGACGCTCGGCGTGAACAACGTCTTCAACAGCGTCGCGGCCAACTACGGCTACGTCGGGCTGGGCGCCTTTCAGCCCGAGAACCAGTACGGCACCGACCGCAATTCGTTCGATCAGGGGTCCGAGCTGTTCGGGTTGCCCTATCGCGCGTTTCGCGTTCTCGTGACGTTCAGCGGCCGCTGACGTTCAGCAATCTCAGCGGGTCGACGCGCAACGAATATCGCCCCTCGCGTTTGCCGTCGGAATCCGCGCCGAGTGGTCTTGCCGGCCCTGTCTGGCGCGCGAGCCGAAGGATGCGGCGGTCGCCGAGGACGCAGGCCGCGGCGGCGTACGTGTTAGCCAGATCGCTCGCACTCCCGAATCGTTCCACGAGCGCGACGGCTTCGCGCATGAGGTCGGTGCGCTGCCCGAGGTCTTTTTGACCCGTGAGCGTCGCGGCCCGATCGCGCAGGATGATTCCCTCGAGCCTCCGATTGCCGAGCTTTTTGGCGATGGTATGCGCCTCGAGCATCGCTTGGCGAGCCTTGTCGCGCCGCGCGGCCTTCATTAAATATCGGGCTTGCGCGTGCTTGAGCAACGCGTGCCGCGCCGTCCCCGGAACGACGATGCGTTCTGCCTCGAACACCAGAGGAGCCGCCGCGCGCCAGTACCGCGTTTCGGGCAGAGTGTCGACGATTTCGGCGACGACGAATCCCAAGAATCCGCCGAAATCGGCCCCCCGAGCCATGCGCAGCGCCTCGTGGGCCATGGCGTAGACCGCGTCGTCGTGGCCTCGGGACGCCGCGTGGCGGATGAGGCCCGACGTGGCCAGGAGCGCGCCGACGATCGTTCCGCCGGCGATGCTCAGATCGAGCGCATCGCGCAGCGACTGCTCCGCAAGCCCGAACTCGTCGATAGAGCTTTCCGCGCAATAGCCCGCAAGCAACGCAATCGCGATGTGCCGCTTCGCGAGTGCATGTGTGGACGACTGCTCCATCGCCCGCAGGTGGCGTAGCATCGTTCGCGCCTCGTCGTACTTGCCGGAGTTTCGGTACCACTCGCCGCAGAGGAATACCGCGTCGAAAGTGACGTCGTCCGACCTGCGCTCGGCGATTCGGCGTTTCGCGAGCCTCTCGAGGGCGGATGCGGCGGCGGCGTCGCGGGTGAGTTGGGACTCGATGCGCGCCTTGTTCAAGGCCCACACGTCGCCGAGCCACTCGCTCATGCCGTTGCCGTTGGGCGGCGGCAGCGACTGGGATCGGCCGAAGATCTCGGTCGCGCGCTCGCGTTCGCCGAGGAAGACGAGCTCTTCGGCGAGCGCCAGGCCTACGGCGGATTTGGCCAGCTCGT
It encodes:
- a CDS encoding TonB-dependent receptor yields the protein MARAAPIAPAALILAALCSLTSVAAPLYVIEGKVVDVRNGLPILGASVTVESKGTAIERTATAADGTFKLTVAKPGTYSVVIAAQNYEPTEVTGVVVSPAADDVRFRTALAPGSQLQTIARVAADTSATARTSTVTEAVNPALMQQQDILRIGDLLGTLPGVTANASSSSVGDDESISIRGFDPTETATLLDGHPIGPIGAQGAGFNYADSPFWGLREADVTFGSGATGIYGVSTIAGAVNFMTIDPTQTPQFSAAQGAGSDGQLFSALLATGTLGKFGYALAAGVQGTNGQFAPRFVTQQGLLGADNNGYPNITRGNIQANTYAVNGAYDQRNNVAKLVYNLDSKTKIEATAYVATSWVDHTGNGDNDYNPYAYNLYEYQQGLASNPVTRVRLPGGGVGKCRDSIAFLNDSPAGFGCYSASEAAALTAGPAGGGPNSFTALRNQDYHLRVTRAIGNTQLIVDGFEDNYAADDFSPPSAAIGGFSSDIFRTHGFLVADEVPLSKNDLAYGVYFQHQAHTGDTFSQATDIFGNPLVGLVPNQEFDLTSTSYFVSDQWTPNARSSAVANLWFQHSFNTRVTEFDPRLAYIYRPSVNETLRLSGGHSYSEPDPALLYGLPSLNSDVSGFNPICGRGDLNSIGSVSDPSLLPETATDVDLTYARRLTAGTDIQADAYEATEWNALLGGKLPLSATGFTQIPTRIVEGYLRKVNAFCHSNATTADLAVSTTYNAGQERYRGIVISLDSHLTRHLELTADYNTTSEAYFNLAPNIMMNNVTFIDGQQVGQSPLHTADAGLAASGGIFRGNFDAHYIGPGNWLNRGGFWYANMSLSVTHRPLTLTLGVNNVFNSVAANYGYVGLGAFQPENQYGTDRNSFDQGSELFGLPYRAFRVLVTFSGR